DNA sequence from the Elusimicrobiaceae bacterium genome:
CACGGCTAGAAACAACGTAAACGGCAAAAGTGTCTTCAACACTTCAGCACATAAGAAAATCGTAGCAAAAAAAAAAAACGGGTCAAGCTTTTTTTTAATACTTTTTCTTTCCGAAGAAAAAGTATCCAAAAAGACGCTCGGCCAATAAGCAAAAAAGAATCTGCAAACGGCTGTTTGATAAACTCACTTTGCTCATACATATCAAACAGACTACCCCTTTTGCAGACTCTTTTTTACTACGCTTCAAGGCCGATTTATAACAACAAATACCGTTTATAAATTTCGGGGATGATATTATTTAATTGTCCCCCCTCGCGTCACTCCGCAGAGTTTTTATGCGGGGTATAACGTTGTTGCGAAACAACCATATTCCGCATTACAACCTTGCGGGATGAGAGGTGGTAAATGACGCTGAGAGATGACGTGTGTGGAATTTCAGGATAGGTACATTTGAAAATGAAGCATAAAAAACCCGTTCTTTTGCAGAACGGGTATATTTTAGAAAGAACGCCCTCTAGGAGAATCGAACTCCTCTTTTCGGATTGAAAATCCGACGTCCTAACCGATAGACGAAGAGGGCATTAAAAAGTGCGCCCGGTGAGACTTGAACTCACGGCCCCCCGCTTAAAAGGCGGATGCTCTACCACTGAGCTACGAGCGCGAAAATCGAAAGATCAAAGAATTTGAAGAAGGGGTAAAGACCCGCAACACATATAGTATATCAAATTTTTGTTAGTAAGAAAAGCTTTTATTTTTTTCTCACAAATCTTGTATATTTATTATAGCAATTTTTTAGCCTCTTTGTCTGCCACTGCCATTTTTCAACGGAAAAAATCTCTTTTTCCGCAGTATCTGTATTTTGCTAGAATGTTTATATATGAGATACGTTTTATACTTTTTTACTTTAGCTTTAGTATTTACCGCCGGCATGTTGGTAGGAAATTTTTATGTTCCCGATCACAGAGCCACTATCGCAGCCGCCGTTTCAGTGCCGGATTTGGACAGCACCAACCCCGCTTTGTCTCAAGCTACCGAAGAAAATGCTCAGCAGGCGCTTTCTCAATTAACGCAGGCCTTAGAGGCTTGCCCGGTTGTGGTCAATGAAGAAAGAGATGCTTTGTTTAACCAAATTTCTTTATTTCTAACCTTGCAAGATTTTCAATTGAAAAAAGCAATGTACGAAGCGGAGATTGCCAAAAACAGTATTGGTAGCCGTACAACTGCCAAATTTTCACGCACGGCCAGTGAATATGCCGCGGCCAAGTTGCGCACGCAACAACGCGCGGACGAACTTTTTCCGCCGGTTATTCCGGAAGAATCCGCGCCTGCTTCTACTACGGAAAATACTACGCAAGTATCCACGGACACTGTAACAGCACTCGTTGAAACACCTGCTAATAAATAAGATTAGTTATTGTAAGGATCGAAGATAAAATGAGTGCCGTGTTTATCTTGTAATTTTGTGTTTGGCGAAATGATGGTATCTTGCAACTGGCAGCGCCGCACAACCGCTTTTTCCCCCACCGACACATAGGGCCCGAGCACGCAATCTTCCACCACCGCGGAAGGATCAATCCAACACGGTTCAATAATTCGCGTCGATGACGAGATTTGAACTTTTTCAGAATGCATTCTGTCCAGTAAAGCATGGTTGGCATATAGCATACTGTCTAACGTGCCGCAATCAAACCAATCATTCATTACTATCGGTTGAATAGAGAGCCCTTTTTCGAGCAGATTTTCTAAAGCATCCGTTAATTGGATTTCGTTTTTGACCGTTTTACCCGAGGCAATAACTTCTTCCAAACTCTCAAACAAAACGGCACTGTCTAAAAAGGAATAAGCACCAATTAAAGCCAAATTACTTTTCGGATGTTCCGGTTTTTCTTCAAAGCCAACGATTTTGTGATCATCCAGTTCCACCACGCCGAAGCGATGCGGATCCTCCACCATTTTTACTCCGACTCCGTTGATGTTCCCTTGCACCAACGGCGCCAAATCTCCGTCAATGATAGTATCGCCCAAAACAATCAAGCACGGTCCTTGCACGGCTTGTTTGGCTAAATATACCGCATGCCCCAGACCCTTCTGTTCTTGTTGCTCAATAAACACCACATCCAAGTGCGGATAATGAGAGTGGACAAATTCAATCAAACTTTCTTTTTGATAGCCGACGATAAATACCACTCGTTTAATTCCGCATTCTTCCAGTTGGGCCAAAATATGGGCAATAATAGGCTTGCCGGCCACACTGAGCATCGTTTTCGGGCAATGCTCGGTATAAGGTAGCAGGCGCACACCTTTTCCGGCCGCAGGAATAATAGCGGTATAGTGGTTCATGTCAGCTCCGTCCGGTTTCTTTTAATAATTCCCGATACATCTGCAATTGCGGGCCGTACACTTGCGCGGCTTCTTGCGGAGTATAGGCACTGCGGTAGGTCCAATTTTCATCGCCCACCGTACCGGGCACATTAATTCGGTCTAAGGTGCCGATAATATCCTGCCAAGAAAACAATGTTAATGCACTGGCACTAGTTAGTACCCGATGTAAAATCGTTCGTTGCACTTCTAATGTAAACGGCACATTCCCGTCCGTTTTCTGGGCGGAAATCATTTCCCAAATGTGTGCACGTTCCCATTGATTTTCGGTTTCCCACCAACCGCGCAGGGTTTCTGTATCGTGGGTAGAGGTGGTGGCTAAAGATACGACCGGGTAATTACGCGGCTCGCGATAATATCCGTTATCCTCACGCTCCCAACGCAATACTTTATAGCCCGGTATTTTCAAATCCACGAGCATCCTACGCACATAATTAGGAATCACGCCCAAATCTTCCCCCACCGGCATGGCACCGTTGGCGCTTTCTAAGACCATTTTCAAGAATGCATAACCGCGGTCTATTTGTGCTTGTTCGTCCGTGATATCGAAATGGCCCTTTTCGTCATTGATGCCAAAAACGTATGTGCGGAAAAAACCTACTAAATGATCCAAGCGGAACACATCATACAATTGCACCGCGCGTTGGATTTTGCGCCGCCACAAATCAAAATTATGTGCTTGAATATAGTTCCAGTTATACGCCGGAAGACCCCAGCATTGGCCCTTTTGGGAAAACTGGTCCGGCGGAGCGCCGACACTCAAATCCAAATGGAAATTTTCGCGCTCGCTCCACACTTCGGCACTATCTAAATTCGTGCCGAACGGGATATCTCCAAACAAGCAGATACCGGCTTGCTCAGCCGTTATTTTCGCCGCGCGTAGTTGCAAATCGGCCTGCCATTGTAAATAGGTAAAGAAGTACACATACTCGCGGTATTGATGTTCAAACGCCGCCACGGCCTGCGGCTGAAAATCACGCAACTCAGCCGGCCATTCTTTCCATGTTTGCCAGTGATAAAATTCCTTGAGGGCACGGAAAATACTATAGCCGCGCAACCATTTTTTATTGGTGGAACAATACGCCTCGAAAGCGTGAGCCTGCGGCGTGTCTTGACGAAAATCGTTTTCCAAGAAAAATTGATAGGCCTGCCACAATACTTTTAGTTTCGCTTCCTTTACCGCTTTGAATGGCGCTTTATGAGATAAACGCCACGCCACAATATCGCCCTGTAAATTTTGCAAAGTTTCTTGGGCACGAGCCGAAAGTTGCACTTCCCGCACGCACGACACATCAATATACACCGGATCAATGGCAAAAGCACTCAAGGCAGAATAGGGACAGTTTTGTCCGGGGGCCGTTTCTTGCAGAGGAAGAATTTGAATAATTTTTGTTCCCAGTCCTCCGAAAAATTTGATCCATTCACATAAGGACGAGAAATCTCCCACGCCCCAGTCACGCTCTGTTTTCATGGCAGAGACTGGCAATAAAATACCGCTAGTACACCTGTTTAATAATTCTTCGTGCAGACTCATAGGTTTTATTTATATGCCACCGCTTCTATAGTAACGCTACTTCCTTTAGGCAAAGCCGCCACTTGCACGGTGGTGCTGGCGGGCGGATTTTCCTTAAAGAACGATTCATACACTTCATTCATTTCTGCAAAGGACGTTAAATCCGTCATATACACTGTTGTTTTCAATACGTGTTTAAGCTGCATACCTGCTGCTTTCAAAATACTTTCTAAATTTTTTAGCACCAGTTCGGTTTGACTTTTGACATCTCCGCCAAAAATTTCACCGGTTACCGGGTCCATAGGCAATACGCCGGACGTGAAGACGAAACCGCTTTCTCCCGTCGCTTGCGAATAAGGACCAATCGCTTTAGGTGCTTGTGGGGAATTGATAATTTTTTTCATAAATTGTTCTCCTGTAAGGGACCAACCCCTGTTTTTTATATAGTATAAAACCCCGTCTGAGCCTGTCAAACGGGGTTTTGGAAAAAGAGAATTTTATTTCATATATTTCGGATCACAACGACTAGGGGCACATTGGGGAGCAGTACTTGGACAATAAGCCCCACAACAACATGCGGTATCTTGATAATTCATACCAGGTGCATCACTTGTGTAAATTCCGCAAGCCCCCGTCGCATTGGCATAACAAACAGCCCCATTTTTAAACGTAGACCCAACACAATTTCTAATTCCATTTCCTACACATATTCCTCCATCAAACGTACTCCACAAACCGCAGTAGCCAGCACCGTTGCACATAGCTGTTCCCCCTTTATAAGTAGAACGAGAACAAGTATCGTCTCCGTAGCTGATACAGCTTCCCCCTTCTTCTACCGTAAGATAAACACAACCTACTTTGTTCGGAGAGGTACGACATTCTCCTCCTTTTTTAATTACAGAATTATTACAACTGGCGTTACCAAAAGTATTTTCTGTAGAAACACAGACTCCTTCTGCTTCCACTACACGACTTGAACCATTTGCAAATCCGCATTGGCCTTCACTCAATACTCCCATATTTCCTAAAGCGGTACAACGTTCCGTATCACTTTTATAACATTTCGTTTTACTGCTACTCCAGGAACGTGAGGCATTGCCACAAATTTCTTTGGTAATATCTTGGTCTAACAAGTATCCGGTGTAGCCGTCTGCGGAAGTTAAATCTTGTCCGTTCAGCAGTTTGCCGCACAACCTTTCTGCGCGCTCATCTCCTGTTTTGGCCTCACAATGCAGTTGCCCGGCAAATTTCGGGTTGTCATCTAAATAACTGGCTAAGCGTACATTAGCAAGTTTACTGTTGGTAACGCGGATGACATTCGGGTCGGCGGTATTATTCGGCATAACTAAAGCAAAGGTTAAATCACTATTATTCATGGTAACGTCCAAATTAGCCATATTATCTGTATAAGCGCCATTGCTCATTTTAATGGCTTCTTCCGCGTCTTTAATGGCTTTGGCTCCCGGGAGCATCGTGCTCCAATGACTTTTATCCACCGCTCCTTGATACATGGGGATAGCAATGGCTGAAAGTACCCCGATAATCAATACAACTACTAATAATTCAATTAGGGTAAAACCTTTTTTCATAATGTCTCCTTGCAAAAATAAAGTATCTTTTAACGGCGCAAAAACACCGCTAAAACCA
Encoded proteins:
- the malQ gene encoding 4-alpha-glucanotransferase, with the protein product MSLHEELLNRCTSGILLPVSAMKTERDWGVGDFSSLCEWIKFFGGLGTKIIQILPLQETAPGQNCPYSALSAFAIDPVYIDVSCVREVQLSARAQETLQNLQGDIVAWRLSHKAPFKAVKEAKLKVLWQAYQFFLENDFRQDTPQAHAFEAYCSTNKKWLRGYSIFRALKEFYHWQTWKEWPAELRDFQPQAVAAFEHQYREYVYFFTYLQWQADLQLRAAKITAEQAGICLFGDIPFGTNLDSAEVWSERENFHLDLSVGAPPDQFSQKGQCWGLPAYNWNYIQAHNFDLWRRKIQRAVQLYDVFRLDHLVGFFRTYVFGINDEKGHFDITDEQAQIDRGYAFLKMVLESANGAMPVGEDLGVIPNYVRRMLVDLKIPGYKVLRWEREDNGYYREPRNYPVVSLATTSTHDTETLRGWWETENQWERAHIWEMISAQKTDGNVPFTLEVQRTILHRVLTSASALTLFSWQDIIGTLDRINVPGTVGDENWTYRSAYTPQEAAQVYGPQLQMYRELLKETGRS
- a CDS encoding Rid family detoxifying hydrolase, whose translation is MKKIINSPQAPKAIGPYSQATGESGFVFTSGVLPMDPVTGEIFGGDVKSQTELVLKNLESILKAAGMQLKHVLKTTVYMTDLTSFAEMNEVYESFFKENPPASTTVQVAALPKGSSVTIEAVAYK
- a CDS encoding NTP transferase domain-containing protein, whose amino-acid sequence is MNHYTAIIPAAGKGVRLLPYTEHCPKTMLSVAGKPIIAHILAQLEECGIKRVVFIVGYQKESLIEFVHSHYPHLDVVFIEQQEQKGLGHAVYLAKQAVQGPCLIVLGDTIIDGDLAPLVQGNINGVGVKMVEDPHRFGVVELDDHKIVGFEEKPEHPKSNLALIGAYSFLDSAVLFESLEEVIASGKTVKNEIQLTDALENLLEKGLSIQPIVMNDWFDCGTLDSMLYANHALLDRMHSEKVQISSSTRIIEPCWIDPSAVVEDCVLGPYVSVGEKAVVRRCQLQDTIISPNTKLQDKHGTHFIFDPYNN